The Peribacillus simplex genome contains the following window.
AGGAGGTTTTATCCATGATGAAAAAAAGAACAAAAATGCCAATCATTTTATCATTATTAATAGCTCTACTTTTAGCCCTCGGTGCTTGTTCCAACAGCGGTGATCAAAACAAAGAAAATAAAGTAGAAAAGCAACATGGTGAAATGGACATGAACCATTCTGGCTCAGGAGATGTTCCTAAAGGATTAAAAGCTGCAGAAAATCCAACCTATGAGGTTGGAAGTCAAGCAATTATCGAATCAGGTCATATGGAAAGCATGAAGGGGGCAAAAGCAACAATAGTGGGTGCCTATGATACGACTGCTTATGCAATTTCGTATACGCCTACAACTGGCGGAGAAAAAGTGGAAAATCATAAATGGATCATTCACGAAGAGATCAAAGATGCAGGTGAAAAAGCGTATGAACCCGGAGCGGAGGTTACAGTAAATGCCTCTCATATGAAAGGGATGAATGGGGCAGTCGCTGAAATTGAATCTGCTGAAAAAACGACTGTTTACATGGTTGATTTCACTCCGACTACAGGAGGAGAAAAAGTGAAGAATCATAAATGGGTAACGGAAAGTGAATTATCAGCGTCTGAATGATCTAGCATCATATTTGCACTTGCTTTCAATTCAGAAGAAGAAAAAAGGAATGGCAAACAAATCCATTCCTTTTTTTGAATATGTGTTCTTGAAAAGTATTGTTTGACAGGAATTGTGAATTTAGTATCTGTTAATATAGAATTATAAGTTCTTAAAAAATGGTGGTGTAGGTATGGTTACTGGATTAAATATTAGACCTTTTATGGAAAATGATTATACAGCACTGATCAACTATTCTTTACCTATAGAACAAGCAATCTATACTTCTTTACCTTTGAAAGTTATCGAAGACTTCAGGAAGGATAAATATAACCTCCCCATGGTCATATATTTAAATGAGGATTTGATTGGTTGTTTTGCCTTATATACGGATAAAGCGGGAAATCAGTTTACAAGTAATGAGAATGCCATTCTTCTAAAATCATTCTCCTTGGATTCACGCCATCAGAAAAAGGGGCTAGCTTTTAAGGCTTTAAAAGTTTTACCTGAAATGATCAAACTAAGTCATCCAGATAAAGATGAGATTATTCTAACGGTGCATCATTCGAATATTCCAGCGATAAATTTATATAGAAAAGCTGGATTTGTTGACAAAGGATACAGATTTACCGGGGAAGATGGGGAGGAATTTATTTTCCATTTTGCTCTGGATTAAGGGAGCTTTAGGTAACTTCCGGTAGGTATCATTAACCTATTGTCATGAAATAGGTTTGTTATGCTTCACATAAGTTCACCAAGCAATGTAAAGCCTCTCCCCCAACGAAGTGACATCAATAGCCGTCGGAAAAATCCATATGGTTCATCAAATAACCAAAATTCCATAAATTTCTTCAGACGGTATATGGATAAAAGATGAAAGTTTCGTAGAGATATCATGAACATAAATCCCGCAATCTAGCAATATGTTCGTATGTTTTTTTAATAAAACCGGTATTTGTCTACTCTCACTTTGGCCAATAAACATCGTTTGATTTCTGACTGCCAAACCGCGAGTATATCCAAGGCATTTAAAAATATCTTCCACATTTCTTTTTACTAGGAAATCACCTGAAACACAATAATACATTTTATCATCATAATGAAGTACACTGTGAGGTTGAAGTAATTTATCATAACAAATCTTAACCACTTTTCTTTCCTGTAAAGAATATTCTAGAATCACACCTTTGGGGATTGTTTTATTAGGGAAATAACTTGTGAAAGAGAGCAAATCTTTCCTTGGAGGATTTGAGAACATTGATACATATAACTTATCATTTACGATATACAAATCGTTGACGTGGCAAACATCGTCATTTTCAGATGAAAATCTAATTTCATCAATTCTCTCCAAATTGTTTTCCAAATTATAAACACCAATTGAGTTAGTTTTGGTTTCAATAATATAAGCTTTATCATTGTCTATTGCTATACCATGTAAATCTAATTCTGTACAAAAAGCTTTATTCTTAATAACCTTTAAGTTTTCATCCAAAATAAAGATTCCATGAGAATTTGAAAGTACGACAAAAGAGCTGCCGTATTTTGTAATACCTGTGCATCCAATATTTAAAATCTTTTTTATTTCATATTCTTGGTGTTTAAATTGGACTAAATAAAGAGCACCTTTATGATTGCAACATGAAATTAATAATTTACAATCATCTATGGGTATCATGTAATGTCGCACTTCCTTTTTTTGATAATTCCTTATCTTATAAAGTATGATTTTTTTTAAAAATGGTATAGACAAGCTATAGAGGATAATAGTGGATTTTTTTATAGCACCATATATATAAATGTAGTTTGGAAAACATAATAGTGTGGTGTAAACCATTATTCTTTTTATATAAGTTTATAAATTTGTATTCGTTTTGAAATAGGCTTTATGCTCTACACTCCCAAGTTATTTAGCATATTTAAAAAAATATTTGCAAAGTATCAGGGGCCAATGTTCTCCAATGTCATTAATCTTAAGTAATTTCCTCATTGATAGCTTCAGAATACTGCCTACTGTAATCACAAAAAATACAATAGTTTATATGTATAAGGGACGATTCTGGTAAATGAATCGTCTTCTTAATTTTTGCTGGTTTACAATGTTTCCTTTACAAAAACATATAAAAGTTCATGAAAACTTTACTTTTATTTACAGATTTCTTATATTGATGTCAATATTCAGTAATACATGCTTGGTATAATCGATTAACGGTTTTAAAAAGAGATTGGAAAAGGGTCTTCTAAAAATCTTTCATTTACAGATGAGTAAGCAGGCTGATTGAAGATGACTGACTAGTAGGAGTGAACAATAATGGAGCAATCTATAAATCTAAATGAGCTTACATTTAGTGAAAGAGATAGATATATAATCATTACGAATGCTTATCCACATGAAGAGCAGTTATATCGGAATGGGTTCATCCATCGAAGAGTCAAGGCTTATCTGGATGAGGGTTTGAAGGTTGATGTCTTTGTTTTGCATCCTGCCTATAAAAAAGCAGAAAAGTATACGTATGAAGATGTGCCAGTTTATCGAGGAACTGAACAGCATCTGCGCATTTTCTTAAATCATAAAGTACATAAAAAAGCACTCATTCATTTTGTTAATCCAAAAATGGTACAAGCGATAAAAGAAACAAGCTCGGAATTACCGATTATCACATGGATACATGGATTTGAAACCGAGGCATGGCATAGAAGATGGTTTAATTTTCTTGAAAGCCCTGAAAGCTTACGGAAGATACTTGAAATGTCGGACGACTATTATGTAGAACAGCTTACTTTTATGAATTGGTTTTATCAAACGAATGAATTGGATACTACCTTTGTTCATATTTCCAAATGGTTCAAAGAACATATAGCGGAATGTGACGCGAGAGCGGACTCGAAAAATTCTGTAATCATTCCCAATGTAATAGATGACAATCTGTTCGCCTTTGTAGAAAAACCAGTTGAAATGCGGACAAAAGTCCTTTCAATCAGGCCATACGCTTCACGAAAATATGCAAATGATTTATCGGTGAAAGCAGTGCTGGAACTATCAAAGAGACCATGCTTCGATAAGTTGGAATTTGCTTTTTATGGTGATGGAAAATTGTTCGACCAAACCGTTGAGCCAATCCGGAATTTTGAAAATGTAACTATCCATAAAGGCTTCATATCTCAAGAGCGAATCGCTGCATTACATAAGGAGTATGGAATTTTCCTTTGCCCAACCCGTTTGGACTCTCAAGGTGTTTCAATGTGCGAGGCCATGTCCAGTGGGCTAGTGCCGATTTCAACAGATCTCACGGCAATTCCGGAATTCGTTAAACACGACGTTTCTGGCCTTCTTACAAAACCTGAGTCCCCTATCGATATTGCGGATGCAATAGAGCGTTTATATTACAACTCGGACGTATTTTTAAGAGTGTCAAAACAAGCATCGCAGTCGATTCGCGATAAATGCGCCGTAGATGTTGTTATTAAAAGAGAATTGGAGCTTATCCAAGGTTAATGGAGGGGAGTTTTTTCAATATGGACGAACGAAACGAATATTGGAAAACTATGTATGAAGAACTTGAATTGCAAATGAAAGACATGATGTCGATGACATTGGACCTCATAGAGAGCAATAACACGGAAAAACAAAACATTATTGAGAACGTTACAAAAGAAAATAATATGTTGCGAGCAGAATTAGAAAAAAGTAAGGTAGCCCAAAAAGAAAATATTAAACTTAACAAAGAGATACGGAGACTTAAGTTATTAGAACACAAATTCAACGTTACATATGCAGGGAAATTCACGTTAAAATATCTTGCACTTAAATCATCTATTAAAGAACAAATAAAAAAATAAAATTTTCATATCAAATTTCAGTCATTGGAGTGAAAACTTTGAATTCATATGAACTAGTGGAAAAAGGAAAATTGAAGGTACTTCTATTTGGCTTTATTGACATGAATTCAATGGATGGATCTGCAATATTTTTATCTTCCTTAGCATCGACCATTGCGTTAGACTCTAACATCGAGGTTGATTTACTATTAGCAAGCCCGGTCAAACGCGATATCTTGATTCAACCTCTTGAGAAATTTGATAATATAACCATTCTAAATCCTTTTGTTGATCCTTTTTTTACTGCCACCGATGCTGAATGGGTAAAAAAAGGGGTCATTGATTTTGATATAGCTGAAATGCTCATTTCTCATTATTGGAGTCAAAAGGAATATGATTGGCTATTTGTTAGAAGTATTGAGACTGTTGAAAAAATAGTAAAGCATAAGCATATCATAAAGAATACATTAGTTTATGCTACAGGCTTGACTCATATAGGTCAGGATGTTAATGAAGAAAAATTTGAGAGCATTAAAAATATATATGATCAATGTGCGTATTTCTTATGTCAAACAGAGGAAATGTGCGAATTTGTAATTGAGACTCTTAATTTGAATAAAGACAAAAACAAAGTTTCCCTGCTTACCCCGATGATACCAAATGTTGAATCAGCAGGAGGGGAGACCCGTTTAAAACACAAACTTGTGTATACAGGCAAGTTCGACCCTGATTGGAAGACCATTCCTATCATTACTGCCTTTAAAGAATTAAAACGCGAGATTCCGAATCTTTCACTTGATATCGCAGGGGATAAATTCAAATGGGTTAAAGATGATTCACAGTTTAAGGAAGAAGCGGAATACCTGCTTAAAAATACAGAAGGGCTTACATGGTATGGGGCATTGACAAGGGAGAATGCCCAACAGTTAATAGTGAACGGTGATATTGGGATAACCTGGAGAAGTGAGGAAATGGACAGCAGTCTGGAACTGTCTACAAAGCTATTGGAGTATGGAATATTAAGAAAGGCTGTAATAATGAATCCAACAAAAATGCATATAAAGCTTTTTGGCGAAGATTACCCGTTATATGCTGTTACAGAGAAGGATTTCCGTAGCGCAGTCAAATTAGCTTTATGCAATAAGGATATATATGAGTTTGCGGCAAAACGAATGTATCAAGTTAGCAGGCAGTTTTTGTTTTCGGAAGCATTAAAAAAATTGCAAGGGCTATTATGGAGTAGACGTATAACTGATTATGTGAATCAAAGCGGAAATGTGTATTTTTATATTGATGAAGATGACTTTGATGAACTGAATAAGCATATACCATCAAATCAGATAAAAAAATTGCCGGCAGATTTTAATGTTGAGGAAGTTTTTACCTGTATAGTGAAAAACATACCTGAAGAAGTAAAACGGGGCGAAAAACTTTTTAAACTATCAGGGTATGGTCAAATCGTTTCAGCAGAAAAAGCAGGGTGTTTTACTTTCCTCCAAATCCATAAAAGTGTTGGAAGCTTTGAACAAGATTTTCAAAGTAACTTGCCATATCTAAAAACTATAGGATATGAAACCAATGGCACTCCTAAATTAAAACCAAAAGACATGGAAATTCCAATAAAAGACCGGATCATTGTTGAAAATAAAAACAATGATTTGAAAGTGAAAAATAAAGAATTTGTTAAACAAGTAAAGCAATTAAAAAAACTGAACGAAGCTCAACTTAAAAAAATTACCAAGTTAGAAAAACAAAACCTGGCACTTGGACGTAAATACGATTCACTTTCGAACTCGAAAATGGGTAAAATGACATTTAAGTATTGGGATTTAAGAAAAAGGCTTAACTTTTAAAAAGGGAAGCCTGCAACTGACTTAGTAGAAAAATGCTTCGTCATCCTTGTTGTTGATACGTCCAGAAAGCAATGCGTCCACGAGATTACTATTAATAATCAACCCTTTTCCATGCTAGTATTCTCTTTCCCTAAGAGAGAGAGAGAGCAAAGAGCTGCAAATCAAAGTAAGCAGCCGTAGTGGTACCGTAATGGGTTCCAGGATCTCATTGTTGAGTACCGACAGTATTCACAAGATACTGCTGAATTTGTAACGAAGTTTTCTTTAGAAGGAACAGTTCGAAGGTTTGCCAGTGTGGGTTCTCCAAAAAGTTACAACACCAGTAGGTTGCCCACCATTTAATGATTACACAGCAAAACACGAATTGTATTTTGATGAAGGGCTTTCTGAGAAGTTTAATTTTTCAACAGATATCTTCCAACCGCTGCAAGCTGTATATGTAAAAAGAATACTAAAAACAGCAGGGGATCAAGTATCTATCTTAAGAGAAATTGAGTTACCTTACTTGCCATGAAGAAATAATCGAATAAGAAAAAAATAAGAGCATCCTTAGTAGGATTGCTCTTTTTTCCGGTTATAAGAACCTTTGCCTTTTTTGTTTTTAATAACACGAGTGGAGGGGGCAAACACCCAACGCATCCGGCTATTTGTCATTTCACCAATTGTCTTCTTTTTTGATTTGTTCATAAGGTGCCTACTTTCATAAATTGATAGAAATGAAAAAGACAGCCGGGGGTGACTGCCTTCTTCGTGTGAGGGAGGAAAATAAAATGTCGAACTAAGGTAAAGGTAGTTTAATCAAGTTGGATTCACGGGAGGTGTGAAGGTAAAACTTGTGAGGTAACTTACATTCTTAATAAAACCTTTTGTGTGAAAAAGTGCAAACTTGTATTGTAAAAAATATTTACTATGTAGCGTACCGCCAACATTTCGCTAAGTATATGTTTTACGTGATTAGCTGGTAAGACCCAAAACTAGTCCGACATTTTGTAAAACTGGTTTTTTCTCTATGTCTGTCGAAAGGGGTTATTTTTTGTCGGAAAATTCACACCTACCATATATAGGAAAAAAATAGACTTATGTATTATACTCTATTTATGGGATATTAAGGAAATATTCCGAATAATTTATAGGAGGTGAAAAAATATGAAATTTAAAGCAGCTTCTCTAGTCATCGCTGGCTCCCTAATTCTTCCTAGCTTTGCACTCGCTGAAAGTGAAGATGTATCTACTATTTATGATACTACTCTTAAAGCAACTAAAACCTTTGAGGCTGTTCCACTTGATGATAGTATATCTGTAAATGCAACTAAACCATATTATGTAGCTAAATCTTCTTTATACCGCCTAGGTGGTAGTTACTCTACTTCTAGATCTTACACAAGCAGCGCTAAAACTAAGAGTAAAGCAATTGATCTAATTTATGCAAAAACAAAACATTATGTGAAAGGCGCATTACAAGGTAGTGCCTCAGATACCGAAAAAAATTCATCTAGGGCAGGAGCAGAAGTAAATTATGGAAAACAATACCCTGGAGATTGGGAAGTATTTGGAAGCCATAAATTTCAGCATAAAGGCTACAAAACTTGGCAACCTGAAACATATGATACTTAAAGCCCTCCTAAATTTAAAATAATAATTAAAGGAGACTAGCATGAAAAAAGTAATGTTATGTACAGCATTTTCCTTATTAATTGTTCCTATGAGTGCATTTGCATCATCAGATGAGAGTAAAGTGTATGAAGTAGATAATACTATATACGATTTAAAGAGGGCTCCTGAAAAGTCATTTAGTCCACCGAGGATAGATGGTGAAAGTGATAATCAAGTTCAAGCTTCTGCGCCATACTGGTCTGCCTCTTCTAGTTATACTTTTTCTCTCGGTGCTGTTTCAAAGTCGGATTCATATACTAGCAGTACTAAAAAAACAAGAAAACAAATTGATTATATTTACGCTAAGACTAAGGCTTACGTAAATGGAGTTTTTAAAGGAAGTTCCTCAGATACCCAAAAAAAATCATCTAGGGCAGGAGCATCTTTCTTCGCTAAAAAGAATTTTACTGCTAAAGGTGAAGCTGTAGGTTCACACGAATTCAGACATTCAGGTTATAAAACTTGGATTGTGGAAACTGAAGGTACTTAATTTAAGTAGGTAAATCTCAAATACAAATGGAGAAAAAATATTTAAATTTTTCTCCATTTGTATTATTAGAAAGGACTTCATTATGATAAAGTTATCAAAAAATTTAAAATGGATATTTATTCTCAGTTTATTGCTAACTGGATGTAGTTCAAATGTTGAACAAAGTTCAGAAGTGAAAAAAGAAATGGTTTTGGAAAATACAAATTTCTCGAATACTATATCAGGTACAAGTGATAGAGATAACCTACCAAATACTGAAGCTGGTGGAATAAGTCT
Protein-coding sequences here:
- a CDS encoding YdhK family protein — protein: MKKRTKMPIILSLLIALLLALGACSNSGDQNKENKVEKQHGEMDMNHSGSGDVPKGLKAAENPTYEVGSQAIIESGHMESMKGAKATIVGAYDTTAYAISYTPTTGGEKVENHKWIIHEEIKDAGEKAYEPGAEVTVNASHMKGMNGAVAEIESAEKTTVYMVDFTPTTGGEKVKNHKWVTESELSASE
- a CDS encoding GNAT family N-acetyltransferase, coding for MVTGLNIRPFMENDYTALINYSLPIEQAIYTSLPLKVIEDFRKDKYNLPMVIYLNEDLIGCFALYTDKAGNQFTSNENAILLKSFSLDSRHQKKGLAFKALKVLPEMIKLSHPDKDEIILTVHHSNIPAINLYRKAGFVDKGYRFTGEDGEEFIFHFALD
- a CDS encoding DUF4915 domain-containing protein, encoding MIPIDDCKLLISCCNHKGALYLVQFKHQEYEIKKILNIGCTGITKYGSSFVVLSNSHGIFILDENLKVIKNKAFCTELDLHGIAIDNDKAYIIETKTNSIGVYNLENNLERIDEIRFSSENDDVCHVNDLYIVNDKLYVSMFSNPPRKDLLSFTSYFPNKTIPKGVILEYSLQERKVVKICYDKLLQPHSVLHYDDKMYYCVSGDFLVKRNVEDIFKCLGYTRGLAVRNQTMFIGQSESRQIPVLLKKHTNILLDCGIYVHDISTKLSSFIHIPSEEIYGILVI
- a CDS encoding glycosyltransferase family 4 protein, which gives rise to MEQSINLNELTFSERDRYIIITNAYPHEEQLYRNGFIHRRVKAYLDEGLKVDVFVLHPAYKKAEKYTYEDVPVYRGTEQHLRIFLNHKVHKKALIHFVNPKMVQAIKETSSELPIITWIHGFETEAWHRRWFNFLESPESLRKILEMSDDYYVEQLTFMNWFYQTNELDTTFVHISKWFKEHIAECDARADSKNSVIIPNVIDDNLFAFVEKPVEMRTKVLSIRPYASRKYANDLSVKAVLELSKRPCFDKLEFAFYGDGKLFDQTVEPIRNFENVTIHKGFISQERIAALHKEYGIFLCPTRLDSQGVSMCEAMSSGLVPISTDLTAIPEFVKHDVSGLLTKPESPIDIADAIERLYYNSDVFLRVSKQASQSIRDKCAVDVVIKRELELIQG
- a CDS encoding glycosyltransferase, producing MNSYELVEKGKLKVLLFGFIDMNSMDGSAIFLSSLASTIALDSNIEVDLLLASPVKRDILIQPLEKFDNITILNPFVDPFFTATDAEWVKKGVIDFDIAEMLISHYWSQKEYDWLFVRSIETVEKIVKHKHIIKNTLVYATGLTHIGQDVNEEKFESIKNIYDQCAYFLCQTEEMCEFVIETLNLNKDKNKVSLLTPMIPNVESAGGETRLKHKLVYTGKFDPDWKTIPIITAFKELKREIPNLSLDIAGDKFKWVKDDSQFKEEAEYLLKNTEGLTWYGALTRENAQQLIVNGDIGITWRSEEMDSSLELSTKLLEYGILRKAVIMNPTKMHIKLFGEDYPLYAVTEKDFRSAVKLALCNKDIYEFAAKRMYQVSRQFLFSEALKKLQGLLWSRRITDYVNQSGNVYFYIDEDDFDELNKHIPSNQIKKLPADFNVEEVFTCIVKNIPEEVKRGEKLFKLSGYGQIVSAEKAGCFTFLQIHKSVGSFEQDFQSNLPYLKTIGYETNGTPKLKPKDMEIPIKDRIIVENKNNDLKVKNKEFVKQVKQLKKLNEAQLKKITKLEKQNLALGRKYDSLSNSKMGKMTFKYWDLRKRLNF
- the arfA gene encoding alternative ribosome rescue factor ArfA, which produces MNKSKKKTIGEMTNSRMRWVFAPSTRVIKNKKGKGSYNRKKEQSY